Proteins co-encoded in one Kribbella qitaiheensis genomic window:
- a CDS encoding DUF58 domain-containing protein — MKWQPTHAQVRAVGVSAALLVIAVLARRPDLAVMGLPLALVAVWGRFFRPSEQPAVQTEIDADVLFEGQATTYRLQVDHPLDPDIDLIVAALPRSRWFRYDPVYAAVAEPVSHGTFTLEVGVRSERWGIRQLERPQVIATSVLGGYRIQVPSTKPLTVSTLPLRDGFEAVDSVPRPAGLVGLHRSRRPGEGTELAGVRPFRTGDRLRRINWSVSARTRELHVTSTWSDRDTEVVILLDTGAEVGISEGIDGRSSSLDTAVRAAGSIAEHYLRHGDRVRLVDTGSTVRGVRAGSGRAHLRRILDVLVQANRRGRQQDEEQLARRHRVRSDSLVLVLSPLLRQSMLGYIVTLVHSGCTVIAVDTLPPDVADVIDPEHHDTKAWPLAWRLRLLERRSELDRLGDLGVPTVRWRGAGTLDEVLRDASRLASAPRMRS, encoded by the coding sequence ATGAAGTGGCAGCCGACGCATGCGCAGGTCCGGGCGGTCGGGGTGTCGGCGGCGTTGCTCGTGATCGCCGTACTCGCCCGTCGGCCGGACCTGGCCGTGATGGGTCTCCCGCTGGCGCTCGTAGCCGTCTGGGGACGCTTCTTCCGGCCTAGTGAGCAGCCGGCCGTTCAGACCGAGATCGACGCGGACGTCCTGTTCGAGGGCCAGGCCACCACCTACCGCTTGCAGGTGGACCACCCGCTGGACCCGGACATCGACCTGATCGTCGCGGCTCTGCCACGGAGCCGCTGGTTCCGCTACGACCCGGTCTACGCGGCCGTAGCCGAGCCGGTCTCGCACGGAACCTTCACGCTGGAGGTCGGCGTACGGTCCGAGCGCTGGGGGATCCGGCAGCTCGAACGCCCGCAGGTGATCGCCACGTCGGTCCTCGGCGGCTACCGCATCCAGGTGCCGTCGACCAAGCCGCTGACTGTCAGTACGTTGCCGCTGCGCGACGGGTTCGAGGCGGTCGATTCCGTACCACGCCCTGCCGGGCTCGTCGGTCTGCATCGTTCTCGGCGACCAGGTGAAGGTACGGAGCTTGCCGGGGTCCGGCCGTTCCGTACCGGCGACCGGCTGCGCCGCATCAACTGGTCGGTGTCCGCACGGACCCGCGAACTGCACGTCACCTCAACCTGGTCCGACCGGGACACCGAGGTGGTCATCCTGCTCGACACCGGCGCCGAGGTGGGGATCAGCGAGGGAATCGACGGCCGGTCGAGCAGCCTGGACACCGCAGTACGAGCAGCAGGTTCCATCGCGGAGCACTACCTGCGTCACGGCGACCGGGTTCGGCTCGTCGACACCGGTAGTACGGTCCGCGGCGTACGGGCGGGCAGTGGTCGCGCGCACCTGCGCAGGATCCTCGATGTCCTGGTGCAGGCGAACCGCAGGGGGCGGCAGCAGGACGAGGAGCAGCTCGCCCGCAGGCACCGGGTTCGCTCGGACAGCTTGGTGCTGGTGCTGAGTCCGCTGCTGCGGCAGTCGATGCTCGGCTACATCGTCACCTTGGTCCACTCGGGCTGCACAGTGATCGCGGTCGACACACTGCCGCCCGACGTCGCCGACGTGATCGATCCCGAGCACCACGACACGAAGGCGTGGCCGCTGGCCTGGCGGTTGCGCCTGCTGGAGCGCCGTTCGGAGCTGGACCGGCTCGGCGACCTCGGCGTACCGACTGTGCGCTGGCGAGGCGCGGGCACGCTGGACGAAGTACTGCGGGATGCCAGCCGGCTGGCATCGGCCCCGAGGATGCGCTCATGA